In Capillimicrobium parvum, a genomic segment contains:
- a CDS encoding hydantoinase B/oxoprolinase family protein encodes MSVDPILLAVIANRLDSVVREMENTLLRTGRSGVLNMARDFSCAIVTADNDLLASAEGLPVHIFGAQLLGAAMTDLHDDLAEGDAFLHNDPYLGNSHPADHVILVPVFHEGVHMFTTVAKAHQADTGNAEPTTYMPFARDIYNEGGVIFPCVRVQRDRRDIDDVIRVGQRRIRVPDQWYGDYLAMVGAARIGEAGLKEVCARYGNELVREFIAEWFDYSEAKMAHAIAQMPAGRITGHGMHDPIDDQLPDGIPINVTITVDPEEATVELDLRDNIDCIPAGLNQSEACTVSNVMTGIFNSIEPGIPANSGAFRRIRLLLRDNCIVGRPQFPHSTSVATTNIGDRLVVTTQKAIADAWPGFGVAEGATGLGPGFAVVSGTDMRRRGEPYVNQYFLGTQGGPANVDTDGWVTYGLAVASGLMFRDSVEVSEQKYPIRVGELRIRMDSEGAGRRRGAPGTTVRYGPRWDPMGAAYVTDCVTYPPRGTQGGGPAARNIPFRASADGDETEIAPLDSVVIAPGEAIGQHSTGGGGYGDPLEREPERVRDDVLAGFVSFGRARDVYGVAFVEEALSSSLEVDLEATRARRAELRTG; translated from the coding sequence GTGAGCGTCGACCCGATCCTGCTCGCGGTCATCGCCAACCGCCTGGACAGCGTGGTCCGCGAGATGGAGAACACCCTGCTGCGCACGGGGCGCAGCGGCGTGCTGAACATGGCGCGCGACTTCTCCTGCGCGATCGTCACGGCGGACAACGACCTGCTCGCCTCCGCCGAGGGGCTTCCGGTGCACATCTTCGGCGCTCAGCTCCTCGGGGCGGCGATGACCGACCTGCACGACGACCTCGCCGAAGGCGACGCGTTCCTGCACAACGACCCCTACCTGGGCAACTCACACCCTGCCGACCATGTGATCCTCGTCCCGGTCTTCCACGAGGGCGTGCACATGTTCACCACCGTGGCCAAGGCGCACCAGGCCGACACCGGCAACGCCGAGCCCACGACCTACATGCCGTTCGCCCGCGACATCTACAACGAGGGCGGCGTGATCTTCCCCTGCGTCCGCGTACAGCGCGATCGCCGCGACATCGACGATGTGATCCGCGTCGGTCAGCGCCGCATCCGCGTGCCCGACCAGTGGTACGGCGACTACCTCGCGATGGTCGGCGCCGCGCGCATCGGCGAGGCCGGCCTGAAGGAGGTGTGCGCGCGCTACGGCAACGAGCTCGTCCGGGAGTTCATCGCCGAGTGGTTCGACTACTCCGAGGCGAAGATGGCCCACGCCATCGCCCAGATGCCGGCGGGCCGGATCACCGGCCACGGCATGCACGACCCGATCGACGATCAGCTGCCCGACGGCATCCCGATCAACGTCACGATCACCGTCGATCCTGAGGAGGCCACGGTCGAGCTGGATCTGCGCGACAACATCGACTGCATCCCGGCCGGGCTCAATCAGTCCGAGGCGTGCACCGTGTCGAACGTCATGACCGGCATCTTCAACTCGATCGAGCCGGGTATCCCGGCGAACTCCGGCGCGTTTCGCCGCATCAGGCTGCTGCTGCGCGACAACTGCATCGTCGGGCGGCCGCAGTTCCCGCACTCCACCTCCGTGGCCACGACGAACATCGGCGACCGGCTCGTGGTGACGACCCAGAAGGCGATCGCGGACGCGTGGCCCGGCTTCGGCGTCGCGGAGGGGGCGACCGGCCTCGGCCCCGGGTTCGCGGTGGTCTCCGGCACTGACATGCGCAGGCGCGGTGAGCCGTACGTCAACCAGTACTTCCTCGGCACACAGGGCGGGCCGGCCAACGTGGACACCGACGGCTGGGTGACGTACGGATTGGCCGTGGCGAGCGGGCTGATGTTCCGCGACAGCGTGGAGGTCTCCGAGCAGAAGTACCCCATTCGCGTCGGCGAGCTGCGCATCCGCATGGACTCGGAGGGCGCCGGTCGCCGCCGCGGCGCGCCCGGCACCACCGTCCGCTACGGCCCGCGCTGGGACCCCATGGGCGCGGCGTACGTGACCGACTGCGTCACCTACCCGCCGCGCGGGACGCAGGGCGGCGGACCCGCGGCGCGGAACATCCCGTTCCGCGCCTCGGCGGACGGCGACGAGACCGAGATCGCACCGCTGGACTCCGTGGTGATCGCGCCGGGCGAGGCCATCGGACAGCACAGCACCGGCGGCGGCGGCTACGGCGATCCGCTCGAACGCGAGCCCGAACGCGTCCGCGACGACGTCCTCGCCGGGTTCGTGTCGTTCGGGCGCGCCCGGGACGTCTATGGCGTGGCGTTCGTCGAAGAGGCTCTGTCGTCGAGCCTCGAGGTCGACCTCGAAGCGACGCGCGCCCGCCGCGCCGAGCTGCGCACCGGTTAG